One Candidatus Zixiibacteriota bacterium genomic window carries:
- the ppdK gene encoding pyruvate, phosphate dikinase, with amino-acid sequence MPLKKTVAPKKTAPPKSASKPVTAKPRSGGAKLELTGKYFYFFGGGKAEGNAGMKDLLGGKGANLAEMVNAGIPVPPGFTITTEVCKIYYENGMELPKQLDKELEKQVAMVEHETGKKFGDPANPLLVSVRSGAKFSMPGMMDTILNLGLNEETVEGLSKKTNNPRFALDVYRRFIQMFGNVVLGIDKEQFEEIITEKKHERRIKQDSSLQVNDLKDIIKKYKQIIKRKTGEPFPEDAWAQLRLSRDAVFRSWNNPRAISYRRMNNIPADLGTAVNVQAMVFGNMGNSSATGVGFTRNPATGAKEFYGEYLINAQGEDVVAGIRTPQPIADLGHDMPDIYKQLKEITTRLEKHYRDLQDFEFTIQENQLYMLQTRNGKRTVQAAIKIAVDMVKEKLITKEEALMRIEPQSLDQLLHPRIDPHAKYDVIAKGLAASPGAASGKVYFTAEDVVKHGAKESTILVRDETNPDDIEGMNVAVGILTSRGGMTSHAAVVARGMGKCCVTGAEMARVNAAKKQFSVGKLTIKEGEVVTLNGSTGEIILGAVPTIEPELSGEFSELMKWADETRRLKVRANADIPRDAQQAIKYGAEGIGLCRTEHMFFADDRIPIVQEMILADSPEERQAALDRLLPFQKKDFKGLFETMQGLPVTIRTLDPPLHEFLPKREDVLVKIKALDPKSDDYEEQLEALQKTLKRTEELTELNPMLGHRGCRLGIVYPEITEMQVRAILEAACDLHRNKIPVFPEIMIPLVGHVNEFKNQKELVMRVAGEVMNKMRVKDLKFLVGTMIEIPRAALTADEIAVEAEFFSFGTNDLTQMTMGFSRDDAGKFLGYYVQHQVLPNDPFVSIDANGVGQLVRMGKEKGRAVRPDLKVGICGEHGGDPASIDFCHEVGLDYVSCSPFRVPIARLAAAHAAIKHADGKKSSKEAHTTA; translated from the coding sequence ATGCCTCTTAAGAAAACTGTGGCACCCAAAAAGACAGCCCCCCCCAAGAGTGCGTCGAAACCGGTGACGGCGAAACCCAGAAGCGGTGGCGCCAAACTGGAGCTGACCGGCAAGTATTTCTATTTCTTTGGCGGCGGCAAGGCCGAAGGGAATGCCGGCATGAAAGATCTGCTCGGCGGCAAAGGGGCCAACCTGGCCGAGATGGTCAACGCCGGAATTCCCGTCCCGCCCGGCTTCACGATCACCACCGAGGTCTGCAAGATCTACTACGAGAACGGCATGGAGCTCCCCAAGCAATTGGACAAGGAGCTCGAAAAGCAGGTTGCCATGGTCGAGCACGAGACCGGCAAGAAGTTCGGCGACCCGGCCAATCCGCTCCTGGTGTCGGTTCGCTCCGGCGCAAAATTTTCCATGCCCGGCATGATGGACACTATCCTCAATCTCGGTCTCAATGAAGAGACTGTCGAAGGGCTCTCCAAAAAGACTAACAACCCGCGCTTCGCACTCGATGTTTACCGGCGCTTCATACAGATGTTTGGCAACGTCGTGTTGGGCATCGATAAAGAGCAATTCGAGGAAATCATCACCGAGAAGAAGCACGAAAGGCGCATCAAACAGGATAGCTCGCTTCAGGTAAATGACCTGAAAGACATCATCAAGAAATACAAACAGATCATCAAGCGCAAAACCGGCGAGCCGTTCCCGGAAGATGCCTGGGCTCAGTTGCGTCTCTCGCGCGACGCCGTATTCCGCAGTTGGAACAACCCGCGCGCGATCAGCTATCGCCGAATGAACAACATCCCCGCCGACCTCGGCACGGCCGTGAACGTGCAGGCGATGGTGTTCGGCAACATGGGAAACAGTTCGGCAACCGGTGTCGGATTCACCCGGAATCCCGCCACGGGCGCCAAGGAATTTTACGGCGAATACTTGATTAACGCGCAGGGCGAGGATGTCGTTGCGGGGATTCGCACGCCGCAGCCGATCGCCGACCTTGGCCACGATATGCCCGACATCTACAAACAACTCAAAGAGATCACCACTCGCCTGGAAAAGCATTATCGGGACTTGCAGGATTTCGAGTTCACCATTCAGGAGAACCAGCTTTACATGCTGCAGACTCGAAACGGCAAACGGACCGTCCAGGCCGCCATCAAGATCGCCGTCGACATGGTCAAGGAGAAGCTGATCACCAAGGAAGAGGCGCTCATGCGGATCGAACCGCAATCGCTCGACCAGCTTTTGCATCCACGCATCGACCCGCACGCCAAGTACGATGTGATCGCCAAAGGCCTGGCCGCGTCACCCGGCGCTGCCTCGGGCAAAGTCTATTTCACGGCTGAGGACGTCGTCAAACACGGCGCCAAAGAGTCGACCATTCTGGTCCGCGATGAAACTAACCCCGATGACATCGAGGGGATGAATGTCGCGGTAGGCATTCTCACGTCTCGCGGCGGCATGACCTCGCACGCGGCTGTGGTGGCCAGGGGTATGGGCAAATGCTGTGTGACCGGCGCCGAAATGGCTCGTGTGAACGCCGCCAAGAAGCAGTTTTCCGTCGGCAAACTGACGATCAAAGAAGGGGAAGTTGTCACGCTCAACGGCTCCACCGGCGAGATTATTCTGGGCGCCGTCCCGACGATCGAGCCGGAACTGTCCGGCGAATTCTCGGAACTGATGAAATGGGCCGATGAGACGCGCCGTCTCAAAGTGCGCGCTAACGCCGATATTCCGCGCGATGCCCAACAGGCAATCAAATATGGCGCTGAGGGAATCGGTCTCTGCCGGACCGAGCACATGTTTTTCGCCGATGACCGCATTCCAATAGTGCAGGAGATGATCCTGGCCGATTCGCCCGAAGAAAGACAGGCGGCGCTCGACCGCTTGTTGCCGTTCCAGAAGAAGGATTTCAAGGGATTGTTCGAGACGATGCAGGGCCTGCCGGTGACGATCCGAACGCTCGACCCACCGCTTCACGAGTTCCTGCCCAAGCGTGAAGATGTTCTGGTAAAGATTAAGGCGCTTGATCCCAAGAGCGATGACTACGAGGAGCAGCTTGAAGCTCTCCAGAAGACACTCAAGCGCACCGAGGAACTGACCGAGTTGAACCCAATGCTTGGACATCGCGGTTGCCGTCTCGGTATTGTCTACCCGGAGATCACGGAGATGCAGGTGCGGGCCATTCTCGAGGCCGCATGCGATCTGCATCGTAACAAGATTCCGGTCTTTCCAGAGATCATGATCCCCCTGGTCGGACACGTCAACGAGTTCAAGAACCAAAAGGAGCTCGTGATGCGCGTTGCCGGCGAAGTAATGAACAAAATGCGAGTCAAGGACCTCAAGTTCCTGGTCGGTACGATGATCGAGATCCCGCGCGCGGCACTCACCGCGGACGAGATCGCCGTCGAGGCGGAATTCTTCAGCTTCGGCACCAACGACCTCACCCAGATGACCATGGGTTTCTCCCGCGACGATGCCGGCAAGTTCCTCGGGTATTATGTCCAGCACCAGGTCCTGCCCAACGACCCGTTCGTTTCGATCGATGCCAACGGAGTGGGCCAGCTCGTGAGAATGGGCAAGGAGAAGGGGCGCGCCGTACGGCCGGATCTCAAAGTCGGTATCTGCGGCGAGCATGGCGGCGACCCGGCCTCGATTGATTTCTGTCACGAGGTCGGCCTGGACTATGTCTCCTGCTCTCCTTTTCGTGTGCCGATAGCACGTCTGGCAGCCGCCCATGCGGCCATTAAACACGCCGACGGAAAGAAGAGCTCAAAAGAGGCGCACACTACAGCGTAG
- a CDS encoding DUF6754 domain-containing protein has protein sequence MVALATLAGPDPTLAAADSLDSITTTPIRPASHVVVKDTPNDGGESIDITWELSPDDHAEGLVKAYSIARAESVNGAPGLITGLAMLPAGTTKYQDGQVVEGKEYFYTVRTISDSSAATLGKVWMLESAPVGPVKATAQWFDWRRINVFVGTVMLCGFIILYIMLAQAGKTFFIRKIAGLEAVDEAVGRATEMGRKVYYIPGSQDMDQVATLAGITILGRVAEKAAQYETRLDVPVARSLVMVTCREVVKEAYVRSGRPDSFREDQVTYLTDDQFGYAAAIDGLVVREKPAAIFMMGMFYAESLILAETGNSVGAIQIAGTSEPSQLPFFVAACDYTLIGEELFAASAYLSKEPRQLGSLKGQDIGKGVILAAIVIGILLETLHLANAARLFQVIE, from the coding sequence ATGGTTGCGCTCGCCACGCTCGCGGGACCAGATCCAACACTCGCTGCCGCTGATTCTCTTGATTCTATAACTACAACACCAATCCGACCGGCCAGTCACGTTGTGGTCAAGGATACTCCGAACGACGGGGGCGAGTCGATCGACATAACCTGGGAGCTTTCGCCGGATGACCACGCTGAGGGATTGGTGAAGGCTTACTCTATTGCTCGAGCCGAAAGTGTCAATGGTGCGCCGGGTTTAATTACTGGTCTCGCCATGCTGCCAGCCGGAACCACTAAGTACCAGGATGGGCAGGTGGTGGAAGGAAAAGAGTACTTCTACACAGTGCGGACAATCAGCGATTCTTCCGCTGCTACGCTCGGCAAGGTCTGGATGTTGGAATCAGCGCCGGTCGGCCCGGTCAAGGCGACGGCTCAGTGGTTCGACTGGCGGCGCATCAATGTCTTTGTCGGGACAGTTATGCTTTGCGGTTTCATTATCCTTTACATCATGCTGGCCCAGGCCGGAAAGACGTTTTTCATTCGCAAGATCGCCGGGCTCGAGGCGGTTGATGAAGCAGTTGGCCGCGCCACTGAAATGGGGCGCAAAGTCTACTACATCCCCGGCTCACAGGATATGGACCAGGTAGCCACATTGGCCGGTATTACGATCCTCGGTCGTGTCGCCGAGAAAGCGGCGCAGTACGAGACTCGACTCGATGTGCCGGTGGCTCGCTCGCTTGTGATGGTTACCTGCCGCGAAGTCGTGAAAGAGGCATATGTCCGGTCGGGACGCCCCGATTCCTTCCGTGAAGATCAGGTAACATATTTGACTGACGACCAGTTCGGTTACGCTGCGGCGATCGATGGTCTGGTCGTTCGCGAGAAACCGGCCGCCATCTTCATGATGGGGATGTTCTATGCCGAGTCGTTGATTCTGGCAGAGACCGGTAACTCGGTCGGCGCGATTCAGATTGCCGGAACCTCAGAGCCATCGCAGTTGCCGTTCTTCGTCGCGGCGTGCGACTACACGTTGATCGGCGAAGAGTTGTTCGCCGCATCTGCCTACTTGTCCAAAGAGCCGCGGCAGCTTGGTTCACTCAAGGGACAGGATATCGGCAAGGGCGTAATCCTGGCCGCCATCGTGATCGGCATTCTGCTCGAGACCCTGCATCTCGCCAACGCCGCCAGGTTGTTTCAGGTGATCGAGTAA
- a CDS encoding acetate--CoA ligase family protein, producing the protein MRHELDFIFRPTSVAVIGASTQKGTIGRETLHNILSAEFNGKVFPVNPKAPVIHSIKAYSTVLDVPDAVDLAVVIVPKLAVKEVVRQCGEKGVHGLVVISAGFSETGSEGKQRELEIVELCHRYNIRLIGPNCMGIVNTDPTINLNATFGKTFPNVGKIGFVSQSGALGEAIMSQAKELGIGFSVVVSIGNKADISVNDILTYFRDDPRTDIILLYVENFGNPRHFTQIAREISRIKPIVAVKSGRTKLGAKAASSHTGALADVDVGVDALFEQTGVMRVDTVEELFDVASALSMQPVPKGNRVVVVTNAGGPGILATDALINNGLDMPPLSPQTIKELRKFSSAHASFANPMDMVAGAAGREFRMTLEAVKTDKRYDTIIPIFVPPVTIDQLDVATNIQEALAGTDKTVLACFMGAGEGSVGINYLKSHGIPVYIFPEAIAQTLATVWGYRQWLSKPKGKFRTFRVDTSRVQAIMKRVLKGQDGAIVGEDAIEILDAYGIPTARYQFAESIKEAAAVASEIGYPVVMKINTPPILHKTEVGGVMVDIRSDKEARESFSELQRRVGKLKKGEKFSVAIQKMIEGGIETVIGMTNVPSFGPLIMFGLGGIYVEVMKDVAFRVHPLSDEGAREMIRSLKSYPLLTGFRGARPVDLPTVEETLLRISQLVQDFDMISEIDINPFIASPDENMCKAVDARFICKLTRT; encoded by the coding sequence ATGCGACATGAACTTGATTTTATCTTCCGGCCGACCTCAGTGGCAGTGATCGGTGCCTCGACTCAAAAGGGAACAATCGGTCGTGAAACTCTTCACAATATCCTCTCGGCGGAGTTTAACGGGAAGGTGTTCCCGGTTAACCCTAAAGCTCCGGTCATTCATTCCATAAAGGCTTACTCGACAGTCCTTGATGTTCCCGATGCGGTCGATCTGGCAGTGGTCATTGTACCCAAACTGGCGGTCAAAGAGGTTGTGCGCCAGTGTGGCGAAAAGGGGGTCCATGGGCTGGTAGTGATCTCGGCCGGTTTTTCCGAGACCGGATCCGAGGGTAAGCAGCGCGAACTGGAGATAGTGGAGCTCTGCCATCGATACAACATACGACTCATCGGTCCGAACTGTATGGGGATCGTCAATACCGATCCGACCATCAATCTGAATGCTACCTTCGGCAAGACATTCCCCAATGTTGGGAAAATTGGTTTCGTGTCGCAATCCGGCGCCTTGGGGGAAGCCATCATGTCCCAGGCGAAAGAGCTGGGAATCGGGTTCTCGGTGGTCGTATCAATCGGCAACAAAGCAGATATCTCGGTCAACGACATCCTGACATATTTCCGTGATGACCCCCGTACCGACATTATCCTGCTCTATGTCGAGAACTTCGGCAATCCGCGCCATTTCACCCAGATCGCGCGTGAGATCTCACGCATCAAACCGATCGTAGCCGTGAAGTCCGGTCGCACCAAGCTTGGCGCGAAGGCGGCGTCGTCACACACCGGCGCACTTGCCGATGTCGATGTGGGAGTCGATGCCCTGTTCGAGCAGACGGGTGTCATGCGAGTCGACACGGTCGAAGAACTATTTGATGTTGCTTCGGCTCTTTCGATGCAGCCCGTGCCCAAAGGGAACAGGGTTGTAGTCGTAACCAATGCCGGCGGCCCTGGCATCCTGGCCACCGATGCGCTCATCAACAACGGTCTGGATATGCCGCCGCTTTCACCTCAAACGATCAAAGAGTTGCGCAAATTCAGTTCGGCGCACGCCTCGTTCGCTAACCCCATGGATATGGTAGCCGGTGCCGCCGGCCGTGAGTTTCGGATGACTCTGGAAGCAGTGAAGACCGACAAACGCTACGATACGATTATCCCGATATTCGTGCCGCCGGTGACCATCGATCAGCTCGATGTTGCCACCAACATTCAGGAAGCTCTCGCCGGCACGGACAAGACCGTTCTGGCCTGCTTCATGGGTGCCGGCGAGGGTTCGGTCGGTATCAACTACCTCAAGTCGCATGGCATTCCGGTGTACATTTTCCCGGAAGCGATCGCGCAGACTCTGGCCACCGTCTGGGGGTATCGCCAGTGGCTGTCAAAACCGAAAGGGAAATTCCGGACGTTCCGTGTCGATACCTCACGGGTGCAGGCGATCATGAAGCGGGTGCTGAAAGGTCAGGATGGCGCGATCGTGGGCGAAGACGCCATCGAGATACTGGATGCCTACGGTATCCCTACGGCGCGTTACCAATTCGCCGAGTCGATCAAGGAAGCTGCGGCGGTCGCCTCGGAGATAGGGTATCCGGTGGTCATGAAGATCAACACGCCGCCGATCCTCCACAAGACCGAAGTCGGGGGTGTGATGGTGGATATCCGCTCCGACAAAGAGGCCAGAGAGTCGTTCTCCGAGCTGCAACGCCGGGTCGGTAAGCTCAAAAAGGGGGAGAAGTTCTCGGTGGCGATCCAGAAGATGATCGAGGGGGGCATCGAAACCGTTATCGGGATGACCAACGTTCCCTCTTTCGGCCCGCTCATTATGTTCGGGCTTGGGGGCATATATGTCGAGGTCATGAAAGATGTTGCCTTTCGCGTTCATCCCCTCAGCGATGAAGGGGCCCGCGAGATGATCCGGTCTCTCAAATCATACCCGCTGCTGACCGGTTTCCGCGGGGCCAGGCCGGTCGATCTGCCGACCGTCGAAGAAACGCTGCTTCGGATATCCCAACTGGTCCAGGATTTTGACATGATCTCGGAGATCGATATCAACCCGTTCATCGCATCACCGGATGAGAACATGTGCAAAGCGGTCGACGCCCGGTTCATCTGCAAGTTGACCCGGACCTGA
- a CDS encoding fibronectin type III domain-containing protein has protein sequence MQSLLRTVLTVCLLATAGAVAQIDTIQPPDMALPLAPPAPVSNLRAIDLDNDHGHAITLSWDLSPDDGAGLRNVIAYDVLRATSPGGEFTKVGAALPGQKTYNNVGSKEAESPDYMADHTDYYYRVDAVTPDSTIRSLSPVFGPVQSYGQWFNKGRVPVLVAVLFFGFLTVFFVTKAKKGGDLYVRPLSGIEAIDEAIGRATEMGKPILYVLGLGTAAEIATIASFTILGRVAKRVAEYQTHLIVPCYDPIVMTVAQETVKSAYMDAGRVDDYREEMVYFLTNSQFGYVGAVNGIMLRQLPATNVYMGKFFAESLILAETGALAGSIQIAGTDEVAQIPFFVVACDYTLIGEELYAASAYLGREPLLLGSLKAQDYAKAAVIILALIGAVALNVAAFSDVSWGMSFKELFKVAN, from the coding sequence ATGCAATCTCTGCTGAGAACAGTTCTTACGGTGTGTCTGTTGGCGACTGCGGGGGCCGTGGCGCAGATCGACACGATTCAACCGCCGGATATGGCGCTGCCGCTAGCTCCTCCGGCGCCAGTCTCTAATCTTCGGGCTATTGACCTCGATAACGACCACGGGCACGCGATCACGCTCTCATGGGATTTGTCGCCGGACGACGGCGCCGGACTCCGCAACGTCATCGCCTACGACGTGCTCCGTGCCACTTCTCCCGGCGGCGAGTTCACAAAAGTAGGGGCGGCACTGCCCGGACAGAAAACCTACAACAATGTCGGTTCGAAAGAAGCGGAATCACCCGACTACATGGCCGACCACACGGACTATTATTACCGTGTCGATGCCGTCACACCTGATTCAACCATCAGGTCCTTGTCACCAGTCTTTGGACCGGTGCAGTCGTATGGGCAATGGTTCAACAAAGGGCGAGTGCCGGTGCTGGTGGCAGTGCTGTTCTTCGGGTTCCTCACCGTCTTTTTCGTCACCAAAGCCAAGAAGGGTGGTGACCTGTACGTGAGGCCGTTGAGCGGAATAGAGGCTATCGACGAAGCTATCGGGCGCGCGACGGAAATGGGGAAGCCGATTCTGTATGTGCTTGGACTCGGCACCGCCGCCGAAATAGCGACCATCGCCTCATTCACCATCCTCGGCAGAGTGGCCAAGCGGGTTGCCGAATACCAGACCCACTTGATCGTCCCCTGCTATGACCCGATTGTGATGACGGTTGCTCAGGAGACGGTGAAATCGGCGTATATGGACGCCGGACGAGTCGATGACTACCGCGAGGAGATGGTCTACTTTCTGACCAACTCGCAGTTCGGTTATGTCGGCGCTGTCAATGGTATCATGCTCAGGCAATTGCCGGCAACCAACGTGTATATGGGTAAGTTCTTTGCGGAATCACTGATTCTGGCCGAGACCGGTGCCCTGGCCGGCTCCATACAGATCGCCGGCACCGATGAAGTCGCCCAGATCCCGTTTTTCGTTGTTGCCTGTGATTACACGCTGATCGGCGAAGAGCTCTATGCCGCTTCGGCCTACCTCGGACGCGAACCACTGTTGCTGGGGTCACTGAAGGCACAGGATTATGCAAAGGCGGCGGTGATCATTCTCGCGCTGATCGGGGCTGTAGCGCTGAATGTCGCGGCGTTTTCCGATGTTTCCTGGGGCATGAGCTTCAAAGAGCTCTTCAAAGTGGCCAATTGA
- a CDS encoding glutamate mutase L, with protein sequence MAKFASPEEIKVIVATDCGSTTTKAILIEYLNGEYRLLSRGEAPTTVEAPFEDVTMGVLNAVAELEELSGRKLLDDQGRFITPANGKEGTDVYISTSSAGGGLQMMVAGVVRSMTAESAERAALGAGAIVMDVIASNDKRLPHQQIERIRHLRPDMILLSGGIDGGTTTHVVEIAELVSAADPRPRLGSGYKLPVIYAGNKDATEPVKEALSDKVDLKVVPNLRPVLERENLGPAREEIHELFMEHVMAQAPGYRKLMSWTDAPIMPTPGAVGLIIQTIADIYNIEAVGVDIGGATTDVFSVFRPDSKTPVFNRTVSANLGMSYSISNVFAEATLPMVMRWVPFPMDERDLRNRVKNKMIRPTTIPQSMEELIFEQAIAREALRLAFIQHKSFATVLKGVQQQRTIADAFEQSSSGASIVNMMTLNMLIGSGGVLSHAPRRQQSALMMIDSFLPEGVTRLAVDSIFMMPQLGVLTEVQPKAATEVFEKDCLIHLGTCIAPSGTTKKPGPVMKYCIELPGGTVNGTLSHLEMKLFKLGLQSNRLPQTVKATFEPERNYDVGGGKGVKVERELHGGVVGVILDGRGRPFDLSSLSEQDRVTYLKKWILELNIYPEGDWGK encoded by the coding sequence ATGGCCAAGTTTGCGAGTCCCGAGGAAATCAAAGTCATTGTTGCGACCGATTGCGGTTCGACCACCACGAAAGCAATTCTCATAGAATACCTCAACGGCGAATACCGCCTGCTCTCGCGAGGCGAGGCACCGACGACAGTCGAAGCTCCATTTGAAGATGTCACCATGGGAGTACTTAATGCGGTCGCGGAGTTGGAGGAGCTCTCGGGCAGGAAGTTGCTTGACGATCAGGGACGGTTCATCACGCCGGCAAATGGAAAAGAGGGAACCGACGTTTACATATCCACATCGTCGGCAGGGGGTGGGCTACAGATGATGGTGGCAGGCGTGGTGCGTTCTATGACGGCCGAGTCGGCTGAACGGGCGGCACTTGGCGCAGGGGCCATCGTGATGGACGTGATCGCATCGAACGACAAGCGGCTGCCGCACCAGCAAATCGAGCGGATACGGCATCTACGACCGGACATGATTCTCTTGTCGGGCGGAATTGACGGCGGTACAACTACGCACGTGGTAGAGATCGCTGAACTTGTTTCTGCGGCCGACCCGCGTCCCAGACTCGGCTCTGGCTACAAACTGCCGGTCATCTATGCGGGTAATAAAGATGCAACCGAGCCGGTCAAGGAAGCGCTGTCAGACAAAGTTGATCTGAAAGTGGTCCCGAACCTCCGCCCGGTCCTGGAGCGCGAAAACCTTGGTCCGGCCCGTGAAGAGATCCATGAACTGTTTATGGAACACGTCATGGCCCAGGCACCCGGCTATCGCAAGCTGATGTCCTGGACCGACGCGCCGATTATGCCGACTCCCGGTGCGGTGGGGCTCATTATACAGACCATTGCAGACATTTACAATATCGAAGCGGTTGGTGTCGATATCGGCGGCGCTACCACTGATGTCTTCTCAGTATTTCGTCCGGACAGCAAGACGCCGGTATTCAACCGGACGGTCTCGGCCAACCTGGGCATGTCGTACTCTATCTCCAACGTGTTCGCCGAGGCTACGCTGCCGATGGTGATGCGGTGGGTGCCGTTTCCGATGGACGAGCGGGACCTTCGCAACCGCGTGAAGAACAAGATGATCCGACCGACCACTATCCCGCAATCGATGGAAGAGCTGATCTTCGAGCAGGCGATTGCACGCGAAGCGCTTCGACTGGCGTTTATCCAGCACAAGAGTTTTGCGACAGTTTTGAAAGGGGTGCAACAGCAGCGAACGATCGCCGACGCTTTCGAGCAGTCATCATCGGGCGCCTCAATCGTCAATATGATGACCCTCAACATGCTGATCGGCTCGGGCGGCGTGCTTTCACACGCGCCGCGTCGGCAACAGTCGGCCCTGATGATGATCGATTCGTTCCTTCCCGAAGGAGTGACGCGCCTGGCGGTCGATTCCATCTTTATGATGCCGCAGCTCGGCGTGCTGACCGAGGTGCAGCCGAAAGCGGCTACCGAAGTATTCGAAAAAGACTGCCTGATTCATCTGGGGACCTGCATAGCGCCCTCCGGCACTACGAAAAAGCCGGGACCGGTGATGAAATACTGTATCGAGTTACCGGGCGGCACGGTCAACGGCACACTCAGTCATTTGGAAATGAAGCTATTCAAGCTTGGCTTGCAGTCGAACAGGCTGCCGCAAACCGTGAAGGCAACGTTCGAACCGGAACGGAACTACGATGTGGGCGGCGGCAAGGGTGTCAAGGTGGAGCGAGAACTGCATGGTGGGGTGGTCGGCGTCATCCTCGACGGCCGCGGTCGGCCGTTCGATTTGTCATCGCTGTCCGAGCAAGACCGCGTCACCTATCTGAAGAAGTGGATTCTGGAATTGAACATATATCCGGAAGGAGATTGGGGAAAATGA
- a CDS encoding DUF6754 domain-containing protein yields the protein MRPLTSISRSYVCSLCCLLLTLVLIPSSNNIAFAQADIPDTAAPILPAPATSLVASDHKYDDGDHIDLSWVPSIDDQVMKGTVTGYRLYRITDDSTPVKLAEFAAGTNRYQDNAVRLGRAYVYYLETIAPTGTALSVRTAPLRTEREWINFDRKYLFLIAFIIAGSVIYFIETARRGKKLFIRKIAGLEAVDEAIGRATEMGRPILFIPGIQDMDNVQTVAGITILGRVARVVADYDTKINMPVSRSLVMTAARETIKTAYMAAGRPDAYNDDMVRYVTDEQFGYVAAVDGIMVREKPATCFYLGAFFAESLIIAETGNSVGAIQIAGTAMPAQLPFFVAACDFTLIGEELFAASAYLSGEPKQLGSLKGQDIGKGLALLMILIGTLAATLSAAYDIEFMTNLLNTLTSVFQTNR from the coding sequence ATGAGACCGCTCACATCAATCTCTCGTTCATACGTCTGCTCTCTATGCTGTCTGTTACTCACGTTGGTCCTGATCCCGTCATCCAATAACATAGCCTTCGCCCAGGCCGATATTCCAGACACCGCGGCACCAATTCTTCCTGCCCCCGCTACGTCGCTCGTCGCCAGTGACCACAAGTACGATGACGGCGACCACATCGACCTCTCCTGGGTCCCCTCCATAGATGACCAGGTTATGAAAGGGACGGTTACCGGCTACCGGCTATACCGCATTACCGATGACAGCACGCCGGTCAAACTGGCCGAGTTTGCCGCCGGCACGAATCGGTACCAGGACAACGCCGTCCGACTCGGCCGTGCCTATGTGTACTATCTTGAGACTATCGCCCCGACCGGCACCGCACTTTCGGTCAGGACCGCGCCTCTTCGCACCGAACGAGAATGGATCAACTTTGACAGGAAATATCTTTTCCTGATTGCCTTCATCATTGCCGGTTCGGTCATCTATTTCATCGAGACCGCACGTCGCGGCAAAAAGCTGTTTATTCGTAAGATCGCCGGACTTGAAGCCGTCGATGAGGCAATCGGTCGCGCCACCGAAATGGGGCGCCCCATCCTGTTTATCCCCGGCATTCAGGATATGGATAACGTGCAGACGGTGGCGGGGATCACTATCCTCGGCCGCGTGGCGCGGGTGGTGGCTGATTACGACACCAAGATCAACATGCCGGTCTCACGGTCGCTGGTAATGACCGCCGCGCGCGAGACAATCAAGACTGCGTACATGGCGGCAGGTCGTCCCGATGCCTACAACGATGATATGGTGCGCTACGTGACCGATGAGCAGTTCGGCTACGTCGCGGCAGTCGACGGTATCATGGTACGAGAGAAACCGGCCACCTGCTTCTATCTCGGTGCTTTCTTTGCCGAGTCTCTGATCATAGCCGAGACCGGCAATTCTGTCGGAGCGATCCAGATCGCCGGTACCGCCATGCCGGCGCAGTTGCCGTTCTTTGTCGCCGCGTGCGACTTCACGCTCATCGGCGAAGAGTTATTCGCGGCCTCAGCCTATCTCTCCGGCGAGCCAAAGCAGCTCGGGTCGCTGAAGGGCCAGGATATCGGCAAGGGGCTGGCGCTGTTGATGATACTCATCGGGACTCTTGCCGCCACCCTGAGCGCGGCCTACGATATCGAATTCATGACCAACCTTCTGAACACGCTCACCTCGGTTTTCCAGACGAATCGGTAA